A region of uncultured Tolumonas sp. DNA encodes the following proteins:
- a CDS encoding proline iminopeptidase-family hydrolase yields the protein MYTIHDGYAPFRDYKTWYRICGDLRNGQTPLVVAHGGPGCTHDYVDAFRDIAKSGRAVIHYDQLGNGRSTHLPDKPANFWQVSLFLDELNNLLQHLGIAENYALLGQSWGGMLTAEHAVTRPAGLKAIVIANSPASMALWLQAAARLRAELPPEVQECLLIHEAAGTLTSDDYRAASQVFYQRHVCRLDPWPDEVKRTFDAMDIDPTVYHAMNGPTEFHVIGSMKDWSIIDRLPAISVPTLLISGRYDEAAPEVVQPFADHIPDNEWVIFEESSHMPHVEERELCMETVAAFLAKHC from the coding sequence ATGTACACCATTCATGACGGTTATGCCCCATTCAGGGATTACAAAACCTGGTATCGTATTTGTGGCGACCTGCGTAACGGTCAGACACCACTGGTCGTCGCTCACGGCGGGCCCGGTTGTACACATGATTACGTCGATGCGTTCCGCGACATCGCCAAAAGTGGCCGGGCGGTTATCCACTATGACCAACTAGGTAACGGACGCTCCACTCATCTACCTGATAAACCAGCTAATTTCTGGCAAGTTTCACTGTTTCTTGATGAGCTGAATAACCTGTTACAGCATCTGGGCATTGCAGAAAACTACGCACTGCTGGGCCAATCATGGGGTGGCATGCTTACAGCAGAACATGCCGTGACACGTCCCGCCGGGCTCAAAGCCATTGTGATTGCCAATTCCCCCGCTTCTATGGCGCTCTGGCTACAAGCTGCAGCCCGTCTGCGTGCAGAACTGCCGCCGGAAGTTCAGGAGTGTCTGCTGATACACGAAGCTGCGGGTACACTAACCAGCGACGACTATCGAGCCGCCAGCCAAGTGTTTTACCAACGTCATGTCTGCCGTCTTGATCCGTGGCCGGATGAGGTGAAACGCACGTTTGATGCGATGGATATTGACCCGACCGTTTACCATGCGATGAATGGCCCGACGGAGTTTCATGTGATTGGGTCAATGAAAGACTGGAGCATCATTGATCGGCTGCCTGCGATTTCTGTTCCGACACTGCTGATCTCTGGTCGCTACGATGAAGCCGCACCGGAAGTGGTACAGCCGTTTGCTGACCATATTCCTGATAATGAGTGGGTTATCTTTGAAGAATCAAGCCACATGCCGCACGTAGAAGAGCGTGAATTATGCATGGAAACCGTGGCCGCATTTCTGGCAAAACACTGCTAG
- a CDS encoding ABC transporter permease, with translation MHRYRFLLFRPLQLLPVLFGISILTFVMVRSIPGDPARILLGVRSTPAALARVRAQFGLDQPLWLQYFYFLRNLLNGELGKSIVYRVDTLKLIFSRMEPTVWLIGGSVLLAILLTVPLAAIAARQQGRFADQVIRLLSTAGLGFPAFWLGIMMILLFSITLGWFPVSGYGSDWLEQLHHMVLPCLTVALALAAVLTRNLRASLLMEMRSDYVTAARARGQPISRIFWRHVMPNSLVPTINLLAVNIGWLIGSTVVIESVFALPGMGQLLVKAIFSRDYMVVQGVVLVFSLATVLVNLLADLITVTLDPRVKL, from the coding sequence ATGCATCGCTACCGTTTTTTACTGTTCCGGCCATTGCAGCTGCTACCGGTACTGTTTGGTATCAGTATATTGACCTTTGTGATGGTGCGGAGCATTCCCGGTGATCCGGCCCGCATTTTACTTGGCGTGCGTAGTACACCTGCTGCGTTGGCGCGGGTACGGGCTCAGTTTGGTCTCGATCAGCCACTGTGGCTGCAATATTTCTATTTCCTACGCAATCTGCTGAACGGTGAACTGGGGAAATCGATTGTCTATCGAGTCGATACGCTGAAGCTGATTTTTTCCCGTATGGAGCCGACGGTGTGGCTTATCGGCGGTAGTGTCTTGCTGGCGATTCTGTTAACTGTGCCACTGGCGGCCATTGCGGCTAGGCAACAAGGTCGGTTTGCCGATCAAGTGATCCGGTTGTTGTCTACCGCTGGTCTGGGCTTCCCCGCATTCTGGCTGGGGATCATGATGATTTTGCTGTTCAGCATCACCCTCGGCTGGTTTCCGGTGTCAGGTTACGGCAGTGACTGGCTTGAACAGTTGCACCACATGGTGTTGCCTTGTCTGACTGTGGCACTGGCTCTGGCCGCCGTGCTGACCCGTAATCTGCGCGCCAGTCTGCTCATGGAAATGCGTAGCGACTATGTCACTGCTGCCAGGGCCCGAGGGCAGCCGATCTCCCGTATCTTCTGGCGCCATGTTATGCCTAATTCACTGGTTCCGACCATCAACTTACTGGCGGTCAATATTGGCTGGCTCATCGGCAGTACGGTGGTTATTGAAAGTGTCTTTGCACTGCCAGGAATGGGTCAGTTGCTGGTTAAGGCCATTTTCAGTCGTGACTACATGGTCGTACAGGGCGTCGTGCTGGTGTTCTCACTGGCCACTGTACTGGTTAATTTACTGGCTGATCTGATCACCGTCACGCTCGATCCGAGGGTAAAACTATGA
- a CDS encoding 50S ribosome-binding protein YggL, whose product MKLLKPNEMNKLRSRRLRKKLRVGEFQEFGVTIDLTFNQTILDFEQALDQLLAYVEAQGCVFGGGGSMTGNQISGFICKSERGTLTETQITELKSWLQQMPWITEFSVSGFIDAWYSDASAMDIK is encoded by the coding sequence ATGAAATTGCTTAAACCAAATGAAATGAACAAACTCCGTTCACGACGTTTACGCAAAAAACTACGGGTAGGTGAGTTTCAAGAGTTTGGTGTAACCATTGATCTGACCTTCAATCAAACTATTCTGGACTTCGAACAGGCCCTAGACCAATTGTTGGCTTATGTTGAAGCTCAGGGATGTGTGTTTGGCGGTGGTGGAAGCATGACGGGTAATCAGATATCAGGGTTTATCTGTAAGTCGGAGCGTGGCACGTTAACTGAAACACAAATAACCGAGTTGAAGAGCTGGTTGCAGCAAATGCCATGGATCACCGAATTTTCAGTCTCAGGGTTTATAGATGCATGGTATTCAGATGCATCAGCGATGGATATTAAGTAG
- a CDS encoding LuxR family transcriptional regulator produces MSIRINPGTTPRSDTLSQAFAELYQQTSRLGFDAMIYDYTPVPCSLEGELITPSLLHMSNVPDDMHSLWCEQGYYQADPVQIYALKTCAPFVWSYQRPEKTALRAVLAEQHQPVQNYMRDHRMSCGVTVPLHLPNGGFGTITGITSCSQQELTLNETLAELSFIAHAFHESVFPLFDKETLTCQHVHLSKRERECLAWSAEGLTAKEIARKLHRSVATVSLHLNTATHKLGASNRVQAVVRAMHYRLLDS; encoded by the coding sequence ATGAGTATCAGAATAAATCCAGGCACCACTCCCCGATCAGATACCCTTAGTCAGGCTTTCGCTGAACTGTATCAGCAAACCTCGAGATTGGGATTTGATGCCATGATCTATGACTACACCCCAGTGCCTTGTTCTCTGGAAGGTGAACTGATCACGCCGTCACTGTTACACATGAGTAATGTCCCGGATGATATGCATTCGTTATGGTGTGAACAGGGCTATTATCAGGCCGACCCGGTGCAGATTTATGCCCTGAAGACCTGTGCCCCCTTTGTATGGTCTTATCAGCGCCCGGAGAAAACAGCGCTGCGCGCGGTATTAGCGGAGCAGCACCAGCCGGTGCAAAACTACATGCGAGATCACCGCATGTCCTGCGGTGTCACCGTGCCACTGCATCTACCTAATGGCGGTTTTGGCACCATCACCGGGATCACTTCCTGTTCACAACAAGAGCTGACGTTGAATGAAACACTGGCGGAGCTGAGTTTTATTGCTCATGCCTTCCACGAATCGGTATTCCCGCTCTTTGATAAAGAGACTCTGACCTGCCAGCATGTGCACTTAAGTAAACGTGAACGCGAATGTCTCGCCTGGTCAGCTGAAGGGTTAACAGCCAAAGAGATCGCCCGCAAGCTGCACCGCTCAGTGGCCACCGTTAGCCTGCACCTGAATACAGCCACGCATAAACTCGGTGCCAGTAACCGGGTTCAGGCCGTCGTCAGAGCGATGCACTACCGGTTACTCGACAGTTAA